One window of the Candidatus Dependentiae bacterium genome contains the following:
- a CDS encoding GspE/PulE family protein translates to MRDEQFVVQLVDKILKQAIARGASDIHLEPEQQRLRIRFRVDGVLLDQMPIDVSDMAQMLSRLKVLAHINIAEKRIPQDGKFSLRVNNQPIDLRVSTFPSLYGEKIVIRILDRAAHMITLQNLGFSAGMLKKFNDLMHRSNGFFLVTGPTGSGKTTTLYAALAALNAPEKNIVTLEDPVEYNLTGITQGHINPDAGFTFEKGIRAVLRQDPDVLMVGEVRDKQTARIAIEAALTGHVVLSTLHTNDAPSAVMRLMDMQIEPFLINASLTGVLAQRLARKICTACRQEVQPSEQERALLGEFDLDWDVVYKGAGCSACGNLGYKGRIGIFELLTVTSSLRALIVQQPVFEDIYAQALADGMITLLDDGLEKVHAGIITLEELMRVVI, encoded by the coding sequence ATGCGTGATGAACAATTTGTGGTACAGTTGGTTGATAAAATACTCAAGCAGGCAATAGCTCGTGGAGCTTCTGATATTCATTTGGAACCTGAACAACAACGTTTACGGATACGATTCCGTGTCGATGGTGTTTTGCTTGATCAGATGCCCATAGATGTTTCTGACATGGCACAAATGCTTTCTCGCCTTAAAGTTTTAGCACACATTAATATTGCAGAAAAACGTATTCCTCAAGATGGTAAATTTAGTTTACGCGTCAATAATCAACCTATTGATCTACGTGTATCTACATTTCCTTCTTTGTATGGGGAAAAAATCGTTATTCGTATTTTGGATCGTGCTGCGCATATGATTACGTTGCAGAATCTTGGTTTTTCTGCGGGTATGTTGAAAAAATTTAATGACCTTATGCATCGATCAAATGGATTTTTTTTGGTAACTGGTCCAACCGGTTCGGGGAAAACTACCACCTTATATGCAGCGCTTGCTGCATTAAATGCACCGGAAAAAAATATTGTAACGCTTGAAGATCCGGTTGAATATAACTTGACCGGCATTACGCAAGGGCATATTAACCCCGATGCAGGTTTTACATTTGAAAAAGGTATTCGAGCAGTTTTACGACAAGATCCGGATGTATTAATGGTTGGAGAGGTACGTGACAAACAAACCGCACGTATTGCCATTGAAGCAGCACTTACGGGTCATGTGGTACTCAGCACGTTGCATACCAACGATGCACCAAGTGCAGTCATGCGGCTTATGGATATGCAGATTGAGCCATTTTTAATCAATGCTTCGCTGACCGGTGTACTTGCACAACGCTTAGCACGTAAAATCTGTACCGCATGTCGTCAAGAAGTTCAGCCATCTGAACAGGAGCGTGCACTACTTGGTGAATTTGATCTTGACTGGGATGTTGTGTACAAAGGAGCCGGCTGTTCTGCATGTGGTAATCTAGGGTACAAGGGGCGAATCGGTATTTTTGAATTATTAACAGTGACTAGTTCTTTGCGTGCATTAATAGTGCAGCAACCAGTTTTTGAAGATATCTATGCACAAGCGTTGGCAGATGGCATGATTACGCTACTGGATGATGGCCTTGAAAAGGTGCATGCCGGCATAATTACGCTTGAAGAATTAATGCGTGTGGTTATATAA
- a CDS encoding FUN14 domain-containing protein yields the protein MEQSIEINEIQTSLDAAMPVTSAGQTSFIDTIKNQFQGVMDKLKDSKSILIDVALYGGIGFLTGFLFRKYSTYIAFLVLFLVGLIVLQQMNVITIAINWIKVEELFGIQQGTTTINDTLLGSFWEWVKANFIIVVSYIVGFLFGLRVG from the coding sequence ATGGAACAATCGATTGAAATTAATGAAATACAAACTTCACTAGATGCGGCTATGCCGGTAACATCGGCTGGACAAACAAGTTTTATTGATACTATTAAAAATCAATTTCAAGGTGTTATGGATAAACTTAAAGATTCAAAAAGTATTCTTATTGATGTTGCGTTGTATGGTGGCATTGGATTTTTAACTGGTTTTTTATTTAGAAAATATAGCACCTACATAGCGTTCCTCGTTTTATTCTTAGTAGGGCTTATTGTATTACAACAAATGAATGTTATTACTATCGCTATTAATTGGATCAAGGTTGAGGAATTGTTTGGTATTCAACAAGGTACTACGACTATAAACGATACATTGCTTGGTTCATTCTGGGAATGGGTTAAAGCGAATTTTATTATAGTAGTCAGCTACATTGTTGGTTTTTTATTTGGATTACGTGTTGGTTAA
- a CDS encoding HU family DNA-binding protein, whose amino-acid sequence MNKAKLIESMAKITKLPKATCKECLEAFMVSATDTLKKGKSVVLTGFGTFSVMKRKSRLGINPATRKKMTIPARKAPKFKAGKALKDAVR is encoded by the coding sequence ATGAACAAAGCAAAGCTAATTGAAAGCATGGCTAAAATAACCAAGCTTCCTAAAGCAACGTGTAAAGAATGTTTAGAAGCGTTCATGGTTTCAGCGACTGATACACTTAAAAAAGGTAAATCAGTTGTATTGACTGGATTCGGAACTTTTTCAGTCATGAAAAGAAAGAGTCGTCTTGGTATTAATCCGGCAACTCGTAAAAAGATGACTATTCCTGCAAGAAAAGCTCCAAAATTCAAAGCGGGTAAAGCATTGAAAGATGCGGTCAGATAA
- a CDS encoding rhodanese-like domain-containing protein, whose product MNKTLKLLSIYGVLACLVILSGCGKPHTEKLTGLVVINVLDKQLYDDCHIKGSISIPFEQLTEEIEKKVDKNAEVILYCSNYMCASSGYGCRKLTDLGYTNVSVYEGGTAEWFQENLPVEGPAHQKYLQRKLTPPEHVDDTEGICVITVDELAAKLGCAK is encoded by the coding sequence ATGAATAAGACCTTAAAATTACTATCTATATACGGTGTGTTAGCTTGCTTAGTGATATTGTCTGGATGTGGCAAACCGCATACAGAGAAATTAACAGGCTTGGTTGTTATTAATGTATTGGATAAGCAGTTATATGATGACTGCCATATTAAAGGTTCAATTAGTATTCCATTTGAACAATTGACTGAAGAGATAGAAAAAAAAGTCGATAAAAATGCAGAAGTAATTCTGTATTGTTCAAATTATATGTGTGCATCAAGTGGGTATGGATGTAGGAAGCTTACAGATCTTGGATACACCAACGTATCAGTATATGAAGGTGGTACGGCTGAATGGTTCCAAGAGAATTTACCTGTAGAGGGTCCAGCGCATCAGAAATACTTACAGCGTAAACTTACGCCACCTGAACATGTTGATGATACCGAAGGCATATGTGTTATCACGGTAGATGAATTAGCAGCTAAGTTGGGGTGTGCGAAGTGA
- a CDS encoding rhodanese-like domain-containing protein codes for MKKLVIINVLPQESYHDCHISGSINVPLDQIETWAHTIAKDTPIVVYCASYVCAASAHAWEKLDAMGFQEVWVFTGGMNEWYHAKLPVEGVCSLPYLVSKIEQPEEEKKSAIREINLENLKKMMARHEMLAE; via the coding sequence ATGAAAAAACTGGTTATAATAAATGTGTTGCCTCAAGAATCATATCATGATTGCCACATTAGTGGATCAATTAATGTGCCCTTGGATCAAATAGAAACATGGGCGCATACGATTGCAAAAGATACACCAATTGTAGTTTATTGTGCGAGTTATGTGTGTGCTGCAAGTGCCCATGCATGGGAAAAGCTAGATGCCATGGGGTTTCAAGAGGTATGGGTGTTTACCGGAGGCATGAATGAATGGTACCATGCAAAATTACCGGTTGAGGGTGTATGTAGCTTGCCTTACCTGGTGAGCAAAATTGAGCAACCAGAAGAAGAAAAAAAGAGTGCTATCAGAGAAATAAACCTGGAAAATCTCAAAAAAATGATGGCTAGGCATGAAATGCTTGCAGAGTAA
- the lepB gene encoding signal peptidase I encodes MATQQKKQSNFFKSAVEFVGLLLLVFIIRTFGFGLYQVPTGSMETTMLVGERFFADKFTYSFIRKPQRGDIIAFNDVMYTYSDNPIKRLFEEYVYGPQNVTKRIIGIPGDKIRGTVENGRPVIYLNDQKLDEPYLNQYPLIRVYREDKAAVIKQADQEIRAMLQGRPVDPFILDALRERKLEEFKTLKSYDPDKSFKDQPFYQIQPDRVVRGPQGQLELWYPGTVFPPSKAEVKRGNSHWDGSDEFYVELGPDEYWGMGDNRVGSKDCRFFGPIKEHLIHGRIVFRIWSIDSDESWWILDLIKHPIDFFSRVRWSRFLQPVY; translated from the coding sequence ATGGCAACTCAGCAAAAAAAACAATCTAATTTTTTCAAAAGTGCAGTCGAATTTGTTGGATTGCTCCTGTTGGTGTTTATAATTCGTACATTTGGATTTGGACTATACCAAGTACCGACTGGTTCTATGGAAACAACAATGCTCGTTGGTGAACGTTTTTTTGCTGACAAATTTACCTATTCTTTTATACGCAAACCGCAACGTGGTGACATTATTGCATTTAATGATGTGATGTATACGTATTCTGATAACCCTATAAAGCGATTATTTGAAGAATATGTATATGGACCACAAAATGTTACCAAAAGAATTATTGGTATACCTGGTGATAAAATACGTGGTACGGTAGAAAATGGGCGCCCAGTCATATATCTAAATGATCAAAAATTGGATGAACCGTATTTAAATCAGTACCCACTTATTCGTGTATACCGAGAAGATAAAGCTGCTGTAATCAAGCAAGCAGATCAAGAAATCCGTGCCATGTTGCAAGGTCGACCAGTTGATCCATTTATTCTTGATGCTCTGCGTGAAAGAAAACTTGAAGAATTCAAGACATTAAAATCATATGATCCGGATAAGTCATTCAAAGATCAGCCTTTTTACCAGATACAACCAGATCGTGTAGTGCGTGGACCACAAGGACAATTAGAGTTGTGGTATCCAGGTACCGTATTCCCGCCATCTAAAGCGGAAGTGAAACGCGGTAATAGCCATTGGGATGGTTCAGATGAATTTTATGTTGAGTTGGGTCCGGATGAATATTGGGGCATGGGTGACAATCGAGTAGGAAGCAAAGATTGTCGGTTCTTTGGTCCGATAAAGGAGCATTTAATTCACGGTCGTATTGTATTTAGAATATGGTCAATTGATAGTGATGAATCATGGTGGATTTTGGATTTAATAAAACATCCAATTGATTTTTTCAGTAGGGTGCGCTGGAGTCGTTTTTTGCAACCAGTTTATTAA
- a CDS encoding M23 family metallopeptidase, with translation MSQQKELIVGAGLGVLVVLAILLTQQYMFFAQEGRRLQELSAQYRMYIHTVRTFLRNNNIVDEDESSLFPEDARIISSDNQDDVSVFLNRNETYLKDSMQAYLKEQQLDGLMQRLQGEDWFGPVDEQPHQRIITKKRSGSASVNRAERRVRRRYFDIELDWPIEKSRFWLSSFFGSRKNPDGSYGFHRGIDMAAIRGTPVKAAAPGRVVEAHYVSGYGNTVLVQHNHKYKTRYAHLDRIKVTAGQRVQKGTLVGTVGDTGFVRKSGKDASHLHFEVYMFGKRVNPLYCMA, from the coding sequence GTGTCACAACAAAAAGAATTGATTGTAGGAGCAGGGCTCGGGGTGCTTGTTGTGTTGGCTATATTATTAACACAGCAGTATATGTTCTTTGCTCAAGAAGGACGCAGGTTACAGGAATTATCAGCACAATATCGCATGTATATACATACGGTGCGTACTTTTTTACGTAATAATAATATTGTTGATGAAGATGAGTCTTCATTATTTCCTGAAGATGCACGAATAATATCTTCTGATAATCAAGATGATGTGTCTGTTTTTTTAAATAGAAATGAAACATATTTAAAAGATTCAATGCAAGCATACCTTAAAGAACAACAACTTGATGGTTTGATGCAACGTTTGCAAGGGGAAGATTGGTTTGGACCAGTAGATGAGCAACCGCATCAACGCATTATTACCAAAAAGAGATCAGGATCAGCTTCGGTTAATCGTGCAGAGCGACGTGTGCGGCGTCGTTATTTTGATATTGAATTAGATTGGCCAATAGAAAAATCACGTTTTTGGTTAAGTTCATTTTTTGGCTCACGTAAAAATCCAGATGGTTCATATGGGTTTCACCGTGGCATTGACATGGCAGCTATACGAGGAACACCGGTAAAAGCGGCAGCTCCTGGACGTGTAGTAGAAGCACATTATGTATCTGGCTATGGTAACACAGTACTTGTTCAACATAATCATAAATATAAAACACGATATGCACATTTAGATAGGATTAAAGTAACAGCTGGCCAACGCGTGCAAAAAGGTACGCTGGTAGGAACGGTAGGTGATACTGGTTTTGTACGTAAATCTGGGAAGGACGCATCGCATTTACATTTTGAAGTATACATGTTTGGTAAGCGGGTAAATCCACTTTATTGCATGGCGTAA
- a CDS encoding tetratricopeptide repeat protein, producing MKRLSMWILGLALPLVANNQETFLRANKLYKAGDYQQSLVAYESMQMQGSAVWLNIGNCLYQLEQYPQALVAYKRALKGATPSQYRASVVYQHAVLQKLGKKVELSWWDTIVLAIRARTGGISVCVLQLLFLLPWFILSWLIIRSTRGFWYKILIMVVGIFVLFNGMVLYDTYSIRTRQVAIVFNKEQLSVFSGPDERYHVLGTLAYAQEVVLEDAIAGWYKIRYDNKVGWVPDYVLLCV from the coding sequence ATGAAACGTTTATCCATGTGGATACTAGGTTTGGCGCTTCCTCTTGTTGCAAACAACCAAGAGACATTTTTGCGTGCAAATAAGTTGTATAAAGCGGGCGATTATCAACAATCACTTGTTGCATATGAATCTATGCAGATGCAAGGCAGTGCTGTGTGGTTGAATATAGGTAATTGTTTATATCAATTAGAACAATACCCACAAGCACTCGTAGCGTATAAACGCGCATTAAAAGGTGCCACTCCGTCGCAATATCGCGCAAGTGTTGTATATCAACATGCGGTGTTGCAAAAACTTGGTAAAAAAGTAGAACTTTCTTGGTGGGATACTATAGTGTTGGCGATTCGTGCACGAACCGGAGGTATCTCTGTATGTGTATTACAATTACTTTTTTTGTTGCCGTGGTTTATACTCAGTTGGCTTATTATTCGCTCAACGCGTGGATTTTGGTATAAAATATTGATTATGGTAGTCGGTATATTTGTTCTTTTCAATGGTATGGTTTTGTATGATACGTATAGTATACGTACACGACAAGTTGCAATTGTGTTTAATAAGGAGCAACTATCGGTTTTTAGCGGCCCTGATGAACGGTATCATGTGCTAGGTACATTGGCATATGCGCAAGAAGTAGTGTTAGAAGATGCGATTGCCGGGTGGTACAAAATACGTTACGACAATAAAGTTGGATGGGTACCCGATTACGTACTCTTGTGTGTCTAA
- a CDS encoding BatD family protein, which translates to MDKNVGKLMTIAVIGLLYCACFLRAADLELRALSMRGRPIDAIGIGEPFVLEVSLKDVSGRMPAPTLAQNQSYTINSTQQSFMIINGQRAYQYRYVVHMDAQGKHIVGPATIVHNGTTLTSNTITLEVDQSTESIKGQEAFLRFVVDKERAVVGEQINCVLTFYYAKDSIELKTIEPPQFVRARLVGDLNKHTSGTEKINGTRYYYERWEWQLYPEASGTLIIPASRAEYEIEGKRAYNMPFMMFSRAERKRIYSNAVQIEVAPLPPCKETVYAVGEFVSFEASVHPTVAKAGEALVLTLAIEGNGDMGALTIPQLSHMPDALRYYESKNYIEPTHNHFLVNKFEYVVQGMQEGEWTIPAQSFVYFDTKSRTYKKLTTIPLAVTVLPNAAIQQPAQTASDVIESTVEIDTPVEQQCMALDETDKWYPVHERHPLPWWLFFMVFFIPFYYVGFLLIRGAIRRYRAKSMQMVRAKNAFKLARAELDKARVHHDHAQVYVVMRQFFADRYMVAPTHVTQQFIIERLQSAGMSAHVINQWDEFFSIVVQQVFGDTHKNDDRLFNDAQQWLILLEGIL; encoded by the coding sequence ATGGACAAAAACGTTGGTAAATTAATGACCATAGCCGTTATTGGTTTGTTGTATTGCGCATGTTTTCTACGTGCAGCTGATCTGGAGTTGCGTGCATTATCTATGCGTGGTAGACCAATTGATGCAATTGGCATAGGAGAGCCTTTTGTATTGGAGGTGAGTTTGAAAGATGTGTCTGGTAGAATGCCGGCACCCACCTTAGCTCAAAATCAATCATATACCATTAATAGTACTCAGCAAAGCTTTATGATTATAAATGGTCAGCGAGCATATCAATATCGATATGTTGTACACATGGATGCACAAGGTAAACATATTGTAGGTCCAGCAACTATTGTGCACAATGGTACAACTCTGACATCTAATACCATTACGCTAGAAGTTGATCAATCGACCGAATCAATCAAAGGGCAAGAAGCGTTTTTGCGCTTTGTGGTGGATAAAGAGCGTGCCGTGGTTGGTGAGCAAATCAATTGTGTACTTACGTTTTATTATGCAAAAGATTCGATTGAGCTAAAAACTATTGAACCACCACAATTTGTACGTGCACGCTTGGTAGGTGATTTGAATAAGCATACATCTGGTACTGAAAAAATTAATGGAACTAGATATTATTACGAGCGCTGGGAGTGGCAATTGTATCCAGAAGCATCAGGAACTTTGATAATTCCTGCAAGTCGCGCTGAGTACGAAATAGAAGGCAAACGCGCGTATAATATGCCATTTATGATGTTTAGCCGAGCAGAGCGTAAACGTATTTATTCAAATGCCGTTCAAATAGAAGTTGCACCGTTGCCACCATGTAAAGAAACGGTGTATGCGGTAGGGGAATTTGTTAGTTTTGAAGCATCTGTTCATCCTACGGTAGCAAAAGCTGGTGAGGCATTGGTATTAACGCTTGCTATTGAAGGTAATGGTGATATGGGAGCTCTTACAATTCCCCAGTTGAGCCATATGCCAGATGCATTGCGGTACTATGAATCTAAAAATTATATTGAACCGACGCACAACCATTTTTTAGTAAATAAATTTGAATATGTTGTTCAAGGAATGCAAGAAGGTGAATGGACTATTCCTGCACAATCATTTGTTTATTTTGATACTAAATCGCGTACGTATAAAAAGCTGACAACAATACCTCTAGCGGTTACTGTTTTACCCAATGCTGCAATACAACAACCTGCACAAACAGCGAGTGATGTTATCGAAAGTACCGTAGAAATCGACACGCCTGTTGAACAACAGTGCATGGCGCTTGATGAAACAGATAAGTGGTATCCAGTGCACGAGCGGCACCCATTGCCGTGGTGGTTGTTTTTTATGGTATTCTTTATACCATTTTATTATGTAGGTTTTTTGCTCATTCGTGGTGCAATCAGGAGGTATCGCGCAAAAAGCATGCAAATGGTACGTGCAAAAAATGCATTTAAACTGGCACGTGCAGAACTGGATAAAGCACGTGTTCATCATGATCATGCACAGGTGTATGTAGTGATGCGGCAGTTTTTTGCTGATCGTTATATGGTGGCACCGACGCATGTTACACAACAGTTTATTATTGAGCGCTTACAAAGTGCCGGTATGTCTGCACATGTTATTAATCAGTGGGATGAATTTTTTTCTATAGTAGTACAACAGGTATTTGGTGATACGCATAAAAATGATGATAGGTTATTTAATGATGCGCAGCAGTGGTTGATTTTGCTGGAGGGGATATTATGA
- a CDS encoding tetratricopeptide repeat protein, whose product MMYVLCFIVVFLNNHMSAMGTAINYGKAITQTHVNNWESAQTSINQLLVDQPTRADLLYDAGVAAYRLQEYPKAQAYFEHVTQSDAPLHLKEQAYFNMGNAYVQQKQLKDAIVAYEQVLDINPDNERAQHNLEIVKQMLQEEEQQKQQEEQKQDQQQDKQKQQQQQNNSANNQQNQHKDDAQNNDDQKSQDQTDGSQQNTQDNKQDSNKDDGAENNADQNGEQNKQANDTGDQKQDGHEQEQQLEQNSQQGTTEQEQRANQHKKSPDEDQQEQRPYDMPDEQQNQTDTSEQSQSDIDQALGQQAPHETKKDNSAEKGQAQDLAEDEKSLDPKEKFIRLVLAQQEDADAQANKRMIKRAIDKNLAGQHGQKRW is encoded by the coding sequence ATGATGTATGTTTTGTGTTTTATAGTTGTTTTTTTGAATAATCATATGAGTGCTATGGGCACTGCTATTAATTATGGGAAAGCAATAACGCAGACTCATGTAAATAACTGGGAAAGCGCACAAACAAGTATAAATCAATTGCTTGTTGATCAACCAACCAGGGCCGACCTACTCTATGATGCTGGTGTTGCCGCGTATCGTTTACAAGAATATCCAAAAGCACAGGCGTACTTTGAACACGTGACGCAGTCTGATGCACCGTTGCATTTAAAAGAACAAGCATATTTTAATATGGGTAATGCATATGTCCAACAAAAGCAGTTGAAAGATGCTATTGTTGCATATGAGCAAGTCCTAGACATTAATCCAGACAACGAACGTGCACAGCATAATTTAGAAATTGTAAAACAGATGTTGCAAGAAGAAGAACAACAAAAGCAACAAGAAGAACAAAAACAAGATCAGCAGCAAGATAAGCAAAAGCAGCAGCAACAACAGAATAACTCTGCAAATAATCAGCAGAATCAACACAAAGATGATGCACAAAATAACGATGATCAGAAATCTCAAGATCAAACAGATGGATCACAGCAAAATACTCAAGATAACAAGCAAGATAGCAATAAAGATGATGGAGCTGAGAATAATGCTGATCAAAATGGGGAGCAAAACAAACAAGCCAATGATACAGGCGACCAGAAACAGGATGGGCATGAACAAGAACAACAACTTGAACAAAACTCCCAGCAAGGCACAACTGAGCAAGAACAACGAGCTAATCAACATAAAAAATCTCCCGACGAAGATCAACAAGAACAACGACCTTATGATATGCCGGATGAACAACAAAATCAAACAGATACTTCTGAACAGTCTCAATCTGATATAGATCAGGCATTGGGGCAGCAGGCACCACATGAAACTAAAAAAGATAATTCAGCGGAAAAAGGACAGGCGCAGGATCTAGCAGAAGACGAGAAATCATTGGATCCCAAAGAAAAATTTATTCGCTTGGTATTGGCGCAACAAGAAGATGCTGATGCACAAGCAAACAAGCGAATGATTAAACGGGCAATTGATAAAAACTTGGCAGGGCAGCATGGACAAAAACGTTGGTAA
- a CDS encoding VWA domain-containing protein, protein MITFLFGITWSAPEHAIFFLLVFGVAAVLLYWLRRKKHAVAMLVGQSKFLIKNFSFTKLMIRAFLLVVAVFFLCLALLRPQWNKKEETVLQEGRDVFFALDISRSMLATDCAPDRLTCAKQKIKEILKQLDAERVGLILFSGSAFVQCPLTADYSAFNLYLDQVDVETISSGSTALDQALQETLRAFKRLPSRKNKLLVLFTDGEDFSSNLHVLKRQAHEDNLRIFAIGVGTQEGAPIPLYNQYGMQEGHQKDEQGTVVITRLNEGILRTLTQDAGGMYISGTDDGSDVHMLVKKVQEFEKEALDERYMARLEEQYPYFLLVSFVCLLIEWLL, encoded by the coding sequence ATGATCACATTTTTATTTGGCATTACGTGGAGTGCTCCTGAGCACGCGATTTTTTTTCTTTTGGTCTTTGGTGTAGCTGCTGTGCTGCTGTATTGGTTACGGCGTAAAAAGCATGCGGTCGCAATGTTGGTTGGCCAATCAAAGTTTTTGATAAAAAATTTCTCTTTTACCAAATTGATGATCAGGGCTTTTTTGCTCGTAGTAGCAGTGTTCTTTTTGTGTCTTGCATTGTTGCGGCCACAATGGAATAAAAAAGAAGAAACAGTTTTACAAGAGGGGCGTGATGTTTTCTTTGCCCTTGATATTTCCCGTAGTATGTTGGCTACTGATTGTGCTCCCGATCGCTTGACATGTGCCAAGCAAAAGATAAAAGAAATTCTCAAGCAACTTGATGCAGAACGAGTTGGGTTAATTTTATTTTCTGGTTCTGCGTTTGTGCAGTGTCCGCTGACAGCAGATTATTCTGCGTTTAATTTATATTTAGATCAAGTTGATGTGGAGACCATCTCTTCTGGTAGCACTGCACTTGACCAAGCGTTACAAGAAACACTACGCGCGTTCAAACGATTACCAAGTAGAAAAAATAAATTATTAGTACTATTTACCGATGGGGAAGATTTCTCGAGTAACTTACACGTGCTTAAACGCCAAGCACACGAAGACAATTTGCGCATTTTTGCCATAGGGGTAGGAACCCAAGAAGGTGCGCCAATACCGTTGTATAATCAATATGGCATGCAAGAAGGGCACCAAAAAGATGAGCAGGGCACAGTGGTAATTACCCGCTTGAATGAGGGAATTTTGCGTACGTTAACGCAGGATGCAGGAGGCATGTATATTTCAGGAACTGATGATGGCAGCGATGTGCATATGTTAGTAAAAAAAGTTCAGGAGTTCGAAAAAGAGGCATTAGATGAGCGTTATATGGCACGGCTAGAAGAACAATATCCGTACTTTTTATTGGTAAGTTTTGTATGTTTGCTGATTGAGTGGTTATTATGA
- a CDS encoding VWA domain-containing protein translates to MNEFFFRFAQSIWLYVALIVVCGAIIARLKIVKRVLYQYTLGNFLYDRHLTSSGYYKAVLFAMRLLSLLMLAFLLGKPQLVDSHSKVHTEGIDIVLALDISGSMQHDDFGPRHLSRIEAAKTEAIRFIEKRKYDALGLVIFAQDAVSRAPITADKKLLHDIINELHIGVINPDGTKLATAIVTAVNRLKDSHAKSKVIILLTDGEPSPDDIDPSVALEVAKKFGIKIYTIGIGSDDGVVIHNLFGMPIGRFGVNKKLLQDIAQQTGGQFFMATDVQGMREVYDTIDQLETTEIEVPVFTKYYDIFIPFVACVIGLVCIELFLSAFVWFSI, encoded by the coding sequence TTGAATGAATTTTTCTTTCGTTTTGCACAAAGCATTTGGCTATATGTAGCGCTTATTGTGGTATGTGGTGCAATTATTGCCCGGTTAAAAATTGTCAAACGCGTGTTGTATCAGTATACCCTTGGCAATTTTTTGTATGATCGTCATTTGACGAGCAGTGGGTACTACAAAGCCGTGTTATTTGCAATGCGATTGCTATCGTTATTAATGTTGGCTTTTTTACTTGGCAAACCACAATTGGTTGATTCGCATTCTAAAGTACACACAGAAGGTATAGACATAGTACTTGCTTTGGATATATCAGGAAGTATGCAACATGATGATTTTGGTCCCCGTCATTTGTCTAGAATTGAAGCGGCAAAAACAGAAGCGATTCGATTCATAGAAAAACGTAAATACGATGCATTAGGATTGGTTATTTTTGCACAAGATGCAGTATCGCGTGCACCGATTACGGCAGATAAAAAATTATTACATGACATTATTAATGAACTGCATATTGGTGTGATTAATCCTGATGGAACCAAGTTAGCTACGGCAATTGTAACAGCAGTCAATCGATTGAAAGATTCGCACGCAAAAAGTAAAGTCATTATTCTATTGACCGATGGTGAGCCGTCACCCGATGATATAGATCCATCGGTAGCGCTTGAAGTTGCCAAAAAGTTTGGTATAAAAATTTATACTATTGGTATTGGTAGCGATGACGGGGTAGTAATACATAATTTGTTTGGCATGCCGATTGGTCGATTTGGCGTAAATAAAAAATTATTACAAGACATTGCTCAGCAGACAGGTGGGCAGTTCTTTATGGCAACTGATGTACAAGGCATGCGTGAAGTATATGATACGATTGATCAGCTTGAAACAACTGAAATAGAAGTACCAGTATTTACAAAGTATTATGATATTTTTATTCCATTTGTAGCCTGTGTGATCGGATTAGTATGTATAGAGTTATTTTTATCAGCATTTGTATGGTTTAGTATATGA